The Candidatus Celerinatantimonas neptuna DNA segment TAATCAATGGTCACGAATTTGCCAACGGCACCGCCATATTTACTCAAAATGGTCACTGGGCCCACCATTTCTATCAGCATGTTGAAGTTGGGATGGTCGGAATAAATGTTCCTATTCCCGTACCGATGGCATTCCATAGTTTTGGAGGATGGAAGCGTTCTATATTTGGACCTCTCAATATGCATGGTCCGGATGGAGTCCGGTTTTACACCCGAATGAAAACCGTCACCAGTAGTTGGCCACAAGATCTCAACCTGGATACACAATATAGTATGCCAACCATGGAGTAACATTGAGTATGAAAATAGCCATTATCGGCTGCGATTATGTCGATCCAGAACAGGTTCCTTTATTTGGAGAATACCCCGATATGTTCCGGTCCACATTAAGTGAACTACGTTACGATCTGGAATTTACCGATTTTGACGCGCTTAGAGGACAACTTCCTGATATATCATCTTCTTTTGATGGCTACATTATCACGGGAAGTCGTTATAACTCGTATGATAACGACCCATGGATTCTAAAACTGCTCGAATGGATTCAATACGCCGATCAGGCCAGAATAAAAGTCGCAGGAATTTGCTTTGGCCACCAGCTCATTGCCCGGGCTCTCGGTGCACAAGTGCATAAATCAACCAAAGGCTGGGGGCTTGGAAAAACACAGGTTCAAGTTGCGCAATTCCCAAACTGGGTAACAACCAAGCGAAATCAACTCAGACTGTGGGTAAGCCATCAGGATCAGGTTGAAACAAAACCCCCAGGTTGTAAAGTCATCGCTCAAAGTGATTTTTGCCCTTATTTCATGCTCGCAAAAGACCGGCATATTTTTACAATACAGGGACATCCTGAATTTCTAAAAGGCTATACGCAATATCTGCTATCAAAACATGAGAATAAACTCACACCAGAAGGCTTCGATAAAGCAACAACCAGCTTAGAAGGAACAGTCGACTCAAAAGTTGTACTACAATGGATACTGGATTTATTTTCTTTAAATGAATAGGCCTGCTAGTTTTGAGTTGCTTTTAAACCTCGACCCGGGATTACCATTGAGAATACTCATATAGCACTTTGTTGATGATTAAACGTATACTTGTCACCACAGGTATCAATAATATCTGACGCCGGCCCGATGCCCGGTTCAAACCGGCGTGAAAAACTGGACAGTTTCTTGAAGGACAAGTACCTTAATATCATCTTTCATCTGGTGTCCTAAGGATTTTGCGGCAGTGCTGCACTTAAAAACACTTTCGACCCGCAAACTATTTATCCTCTATATTATCCTGAGTGCTTTGCTATTAGGTGTCATAGGTGGTGTTGTCGTCCATCAACAAAGCACACAAGTCGTTGCTAAAATTCAGCAAGAAACGATTCAGGTCGAGCTCCAGACAGCAAAACGCTATTTACTACAATATCTTAATGATCGGGAAATAGCCTTTCGCCGTATTGCAGCGCTACCTATTTTGCTAAGGACAGTCACCCAACCCACAACATCAATTGATCATAGAAAATTAAAAAAATATTTAAACCAGGCACAAGTCTTCTCAAAAAAATCACAAATAGCGCTTTATAATGTCCATTCTCAGAGCGTTTTCAATGCCATTCAAAGTTCGTTTAATCAACAACAAACGCTAAAAGTCGTTGGAAGGATCCTCACCGGTTCACCGAGTGAGGTGTTAATCCAACTGATTCAATATCAGCAACATGAATATTTCATGCTCTACCTGCCAATTGTTTCTCAGCAACATATTGCAGGTGTCATGGTTGCCAAACTTAACTTTGATTTAGCTTATTTTTTCTCAACCATAGTCAATAACCACAACCGGTGGATTGGACTGAGCCAACCTTCAAGTGGCGTTGAAATGTATCCGCTTAACCATCAAAAGTGGCGTTTATACGAAGTCCCTCTTGGCTACTCTGATTTGGTAATGAATTACGCCGTCAGTACCCAGGCAGAAACATCTCAACGGGAGAACCTGCTTTATCGTTTAGGGGGAATGTTGGCGTTATCGCTGCTGCTATCACTTGTTGCAATCTATCTGCTGGGACAACAAATGTTAGTTAAGCCGTTTCAGGAACTGGCCAAAAGCCGGGAACAATTATCTCGCCACAGCCGCCTTCTGGCTGAACGGGAAATCGAAGCAAAACGACTTGCTCAGGTCGCTCAGCATGCACATGACTCCATTATTATCACTAATTCAGCCGGATACACCACATGGGTCAATGATGCCTTCATCACATTAACAGGTTATTCAAGCCGAGAAGTATTAGGTATTAATCCTGGAGAATTGCTACAAGGCCCTGATACCGATTATCGAACCAAACAACAAATCAGCGAAGCACTCATGCAGCAAAAAGGAGTCCGTTCAGAGATATTGAATTACAAAAAAAACGGTCAGAGTTATTGGATTGATATTGACATCACCCCCGTTTTTAACACTAATGGACAATTAGAAAGTTATATTGCTGTACAGCGGGATATTACAGGGCAGCGGGAGCTTGAAGCCTCATTACGACGAGCACTCCACCGGGCAAAAGAAGCAAATGAAGCAAAATTACGCTTTCTTGCCAGTATGAGCCATGAAATCCGTACACCGATGAATGGCGTTCTGGGTCTGGCTCAGCTTTTAGAACAAACGCCGCTTAACACACAGCAGCAAAACTACCTTCAGGACTTGTATCATTCAGGCCAACACATGATGGCTTTATTAAATGATATTCTGGATTTTTCAAAAATTGATGCCAGGCGGCTTGAACTAGAAATGACCTCATTTTCATTTCAAAATATCATTGAAGGAATACACAGAACTTATTCAGCCTTGTGCAAACAGCAGGGAATAAAGTTTCTGGTTGACAATCGTATCAAATCTCCAAATATCATTACCGATAGGGAACGGCTCCGCCAGATTATTCTCAATCTGGTCAGCAATGCCGTTAAATTTACAAGCCAGGGACAAATCAGATTATCTGTCCGTGAATCTACCTGCCAGCAGCATCCCTACCTTGTTATTCGCGTTGAAGATTCAGGAATCGGCATTGCACCTGAACGCTGCCTGCAGATTTTTGAACCTTTCACCCAGGCTGAATCATCAACAACTCGCAAATATGGCGGTTCCGGATTGGGATTATCGATTGTTAAACGGCTGTGCCAGGCCATGGGAGGGGACGTCAGGGTTCGAAGTAAACTAGGGAAAGGCTCAATATTTACCGCAACGGTGCAGATCCAAACCAGTGAGACAGACAGACAAATTGTCACCGAGATCACCCAACCATTTGATGGTCAAGGATTACAGGTTCTCATTGCCG contains these protein-coding regions:
- the carA_1 gene encoding Carbamoyl-phosphate synthase small chain, with protein sequence MKIAIIGCDYVDPEQVPLFGEYPDMFRSTLSELRYDLEFTDFDALRGQLPDISSSFDGYIITGSRYNSYDNDPWILKLLEWIQYADQARIKVAGICFGHQLIARALGAQVHKSTKGWGLGKTQVQVAQFPNWVTTKRNQLRLWVSHQDQVETKPPGCKVIAQSDFCPYFMLAKDRHIFTIQGHPEFLKGYTQYLLSKHENKLTPEGFDKATTSLEGTVDSKVVLQWILDLFSLNE
- the rcsC_1 gene encoding Sensor histidine kinase RcsC, encoding MLHLKTLSTRKLFILYIILSALLLGVIGGVVVHQQSTQVVAKIQQETIQVELQTAKRYLLQYLNDREIAFRRIAALPILLRTVTQPTTSIDHRKLKKYLNQAQVFSKKSQIALYNVHSQSVFNAIQSSFNQQQTLKVVGRILTGSPSEVLIQLIQYQQHEYFMLYLPIVSQQHIAGVMVAKLNFDLAYFFSTIVNNHNRWIGLSQPSSGVEMYPLNHQKWRLYEVPLGYSDLVMNYAVSTQAETSQRENLLYRLGGMLALSLLLSLVAIYLLGQQMLVKPFQELAKSREQLSRHSRLLAEREIEAKRLAQVAQHAHDSIIITNSAGYTTWVNDAFITLTGYSSREVLGINPGELLQGPDTDYRTKQQISEALMQQKGVRSEILNYKKNGQSYWIDIDITPVFNTNGQLESYIAVQRDITGQRELEASLRRALHRAKEANEAKLRFLASMSHEIRTPMNGVLGLAQLLEQTPLNTQQQNYLQDLYHSGQHMMALLNDILDFSKIDARRLELEMTSFSFQNIIEGIHRTYSALCKQQGIKFLVDNRIKSPNIITDRERLRQIILNLVSNAVKFTSQGQIRLSVRESTCQQHPYLVIRVEDSGIGIAPERCLQIFEPFTQAESSTTRKYGGSGLGLSIVKRLCQAMGGDVRVRSKLGKGSIFTATVQIQTSETDRQIVTEITQPFDGQGLQVLIAEDNQTNGMILKAFLEKRQFNCDIALNGQQAMDAQAKHPYPVILMDNHMPELDGINATSQIRRMSAPQCFSLIIGCTADAYSETRRDMLQAGINDVLTKPLRSESLDSMLHRYQKYFTHWTQWGHAIENESKPESDANEKLILDETIPLNIHEPTTNSDYCWEQMNAAIAASDYDLITQQASGLLNRANQTENTHLAAYAEELIRLSHHAKLPELEWLKKFQQLQQQFHQHTFIS